The following are encoded in a window of Wolbachia endosymbiont (group B) of Hofmannophila pseudospretella genomic DNA:
- a CDS encoding deoxyguanosinetriphosphate triphosphohydrolase → MSNNNFLLSYACFPNKTKGRNFKEPEDENRSCFQRDRDRIIHSNAFRKLGYKTQVFINYEHDYYRTRLTHSLEVAQIARSIARRLRLDEDITECIALAHDLGHPPFGHTGENALVQVDKEKYKFDHNVQAIRILTYLEQKHADFNGMNLSWEVIEGVAKHNGPLLGQNAASHTNNQLLLEYNEKYDLKLEEFSSIEAQVASIADDIAYSVHDLDDALRANLVTIEDLLNVPLIGKMFKNVRSEYSDLSQSKLIHESLSRTIGIMINDVVFQAEKNIKDYKIKSVEDVRGLNTMLVTFSPEIANATKEMKKFNMEKIYRSYKLNRTMNKAKRIVQELFQCFYENPGLLPIEWNKLACESQRSVIICDYISGMTDRFAIHEHRRIFDTSYEMTSF, encoded by the coding sequence ATGTCAAACAATAATTTTCTATTAAGTTACGCGTGCTTTCCAAATAAAACAAAAGGAAGAAATTTTAAAGAGCCAGAAGATGAAAATCGCAGCTGCTTTCAGCGTGATAGGGACCGCATTATTCACTCTAATGCGTTTAGGAAATTGGGGTACAAAACACAAGTTTTTATCAATTATGAGCATGACTACTATCGCACTAGGCTAACTCATAGCCTTGAAGTTGCACAGATTGCAAGATCCATCGCACGCAGGCTCAGATTAGATGAGGACATCACTGAATGCATAGCGCTTGCACATGACCTTGGTCATCCTCCATTTGGTCACACAGGTGAGAATGCTCTAGTTCAAGTTGATAAGGAGAAGTATAAGTTTGATCATAACGTTCAAGCTATAAGGATTTTAACTTATCTTGAACAAAAACATGCCGACTTTAATGGCATGAATCTAAGTTGGGAAGTGATTGAAGGCGTTGCAAAGCATAACGGTCCTTTACTCGGTCAAAATGCAGCATCTCACACAAATAATCAGCTATTATTAGAATACAATGAAAAATATGATCTAAAACTTGAGGAATTTTCAAGCATTGAAGCACAAGTTGCTTCAATTGCCGATGACATCGCTTACAGTGTGCATGATCTTGATGATGCACTCAGAGCAAATTTAGTAACTATTGAAGATTTGCTTAATGTTCCCTTAATTGGCAAAATGTTTAAAAACGTAAGGAGTGAATATTCAGATTTGTCTCAGAGCAAACTCATACATGAATCACTGAGTAGAACTATAGGGATTATGATAAATGATGTCGTTTTTCAGGCTGAAAAAAATATTAAAGACTACAAAATAAAAAGCGTAGAAGATGTAAGAGGTCTAAATACAATGCTAGTCACATTTTCACCAGAAATTGCAAATGCCACAAAAGAGATGAAAAAATTTAACATGGAAAAAATATACAGAAGCTATAAATTGAATAGAACAATGAACAAAGCAAAACGTATAGTACAGGAGCTTTTTCAATGCTTTTATGAAAACCCAGGGTTATTACCTATAGAGTGGAACAAGCTTGCTTGTGAATCTCAGCGTTCAGTAATAATATGTGATTATATCTCAGGTATGACAGATAGATTTGCCATACACGAGCACAGAAGAATTTTTGATACCTCATACGAAATGACTTCTTTCTAA
- the pnp gene encoding polyribonucleotide nucleotidyltransferase, whose translation MFEIIKKSIDWEGRTLSLETGKIARQADGSVVVNYGDTSILVTVVRKKKEESVDFLPLNVQFIAKSYAMGKIPGGFFKREGKPSDRETLISRVIDRSIRPLFPEGFHDEISVVCNLLTYDTVNSPEVPALIGTVAALAISGVPFHFTIAGVMVGCDENNNYILNPSVQEMKASNLDLFLSGDENSILMVESEVKELSEENVLSAIKFGHEHLQPVIKLIKEFADTVGNKPESFAPVDISDITQGLEKYRKDFEEAYSKTVKQERVQALEVVRNNILNTLKEAEKDEKLITYAVKSFERSLVREMIRRKSVRIDNRKYDEIRQIEIEADILPKTHGSALFTRGTTQALVVTALGTTQDEQIVDDIEGDRREHFMLHYNFPPFAVGEASAIRAPGRREIGHGKLAWKALHPVLPDKSEFPYTIRVVSEIMESDGSSSMATVCGTSIALMDTGVPIKAPVAGIAMGLIKDKNEHIILSDILGDEDYLGDMDFKVAGTSEGITALQMDMKIPGISFEIVEKSLEQAKVGRLHILEKMNAVISEHRKDIKDHVPRVLSFYIDKDKISAAIGAKGKNIRSVCERSNAKIEIGDDGKVSVFAISSTEAEAAKNMMIDSITELEQGSIIDAKVVKIEKSIVELEFLNGRKGKMHISEVANQHVESIEDILKQGDTFKALIIDFEKGGCPKLSRRRVDQETGEFFEGKLYNEERRDGLNNRDNYYNNSFNKKPGDNYHSNRPTRPRSGFSNRNRPKSGNNDSSSGFY comes from the coding sequence ATGTTTGAAATTATAAAAAAATCTATAGATTGGGAGGGGCGTACCTTATCTTTAGAAACTGGGAAAATAGCACGTCAAGCTGATGGTTCAGTAGTTGTAAATTATGGAGATACTTCTATCTTAGTCACTGTTGTACGAAAAAAGAAGGAAGAAAGTGTTGATTTTCTCCCTTTAAATGTTCAGTTTATTGCAAAAAGTTATGCCATGGGTAAGATTCCTGGTGGTTTTTTTAAAAGAGAAGGAAAACCATCTGATAGAGAAACTTTAATTTCAAGAGTAATAGATAGAAGTATAAGGCCGTTATTTCCTGAAGGTTTTCATGATGAAATTAGTGTAGTATGCAATCTATTAACTTACGATACGGTCAATTCTCCTGAAGTACCAGCATTGATAGGTACCGTCGCAGCTCTTGCAATTTCTGGTGTTCCTTTCCACTTTACTATAGCTGGAGTTATGGTCGGTTGTGATGAAAATAACAATTATATACTCAATCCTTCCGTTCAAGAGATGAAAGCAAGCAACTTGGATCTGTTTTTGTCTGGTGATGAAAATTCGATCTTAATGGTCGAATCGGAAGTCAAAGAGCTCTCTGAAGAAAATGTTTTGAGTGCAATAAAATTCGGCCATGAACATCTTCAACCTGTTATTAAGCTTATAAAAGAATTTGCTGATACAGTAGGCAATAAACCTGAAAGCTTTGCTCCTGTTGATATATCAGATATAACTCAAGGACTTGAAAAATATCGAAAAGACTTTGAAGAAGCATATTCAAAAACAGTAAAACAAGAGCGAGTTCAAGCTCTAGAAGTAGTCAGGAATAATATATTGAATACTCTTAAAGAGGCTGAAAAAGACGAAAAGTTAATTACTTATGCAGTAAAAAGCTTTGAAAGATCTTTAGTGCGTGAAATGATTAGAAGGAAAAGTGTGAGGATAGACAACCGTAAGTATGATGAAATACGCCAGATAGAAATTGAGGCTGACATTCTACCCAAGACTCACGGTTCTGCGCTATTTACAAGGGGCACCACTCAGGCACTAGTTGTTACTGCTCTTGGTACTACACAAGATGAGCAAATTGTGGATGACATTGAAGGGGATAGACGTGAACATTTTATGTTGCATTATAATTTTCCTCCATTTGCTGTTGGAGAGGCTTCTGCTATACGCGCACCAGGAAGGAGAGAAATTGGTCATGGTAAACTTGCTTGGAAAGCACTTCATCCTGTTTTACCTGATAAATCTGAATTTCCTTATACAATAAGGGTAGTATCTGAGATTATGGAATCTGATGGTTCTTCTTCTATGGCAACAGTTTGTGGAACTTCCATTGCATTAATGGATACAGGTGTGCCAATAAAGGCTCCCGTTGCAGGAATTGCTATGGGTCTCATCAAAGACAAAAATGAGCATATAATACTTTCTGATATACTGGGCGATGAAGACTATCTTGGTGATATGGACTTCAAAGTAGCAGGAACTAGCGAAGGGATTACAGCACTGCAGATGGATATGAAAATTCCTGGTATAAGCTTTGAAATTGTTGAAAAATCTTTAGAACAAGCAAAAGTCGGAAGATTACATATCTTAGAAAAAATGAATGCAGTAATTTCAGAACATCGTAAGGATATAAAAGATCATGTACCAAGAGTGTTATCATTTTATATAGATAAAGATAAAATTTCTGCAGCTATTGGTGCTAAAGGAAAAAATATACGCAGTGTATGTGAAAGAAGTAATGCAAAAATTGAAATAGGGGATGACGGTAAAGTTTCTGTTTTTGCCATTAGTAGTACTGAAGCTGAAGCTGCAAAGAATATGATGATTGATTCAATAACAGAGCTAGAACAAGGTTCTATAATTGATGCTAAAGTTGTAAAGATAGAGAAGTCTATTGTAGAGCTAGAATTTCTTAATGGAAGAAAAGGAAAAATGCATATAAGCGAGGTAGCTAATCAACATGTAGAGTCCATTGAGGATATACTTAAACAGGGTGATACCTTCAAAGCTTTGATAATTGATTTTGAAAAAGGTGGATGTCCAAAATTATCAAGACGTCGTGTTGATCAAGAAACAGGTGAATTTTTTGAAGGTAAGCTTTACAATGAAGAAAGGAGAGATGGTTTAAATAATAGGGATAATTATTATAACAACTCGTTTAATAAAAAACCTGGAGATAATTATCATAGTAATAGACCTACTCGTCCTCGTTCTGGTTTTAGCAATAGAAACAGACCAAAATCTGGTAATAATGACTCATCATCAGGTTTCTATTGA
- a CDS encoding ABC transporter ATP-binding protein, with amino-acid sequence MGSGVTLELASVSKSFKKSPTIVEDINLSLTRGQVVALIGNSGSGKTTILQIAGLLDKPTLGVVTIDGVNCTQASNKYKTHVRRNFLSFVYQFHYLLQELSVLENVMLPQLIAGKSKAEAEKKSQAILEKFGLESKASSMVSEISGGERQRVAIARSIVNSPKLLLADEPTGNLDPTNSLNVFLLLHSYVKENNSSMLIVTHNYILAEKADHIFQLKNRSLVKL; translated from the coding sequence ATGGGTAGTGGTGTAACACTAGAGCTAGCTTCTGTAAGTAAGAGCTTCAAAAAAAGTCCTACTATTGTAGAAGACATCAATCTGAGTCTTACAAGAGGGCAAGTAGTTGCATTGATTGGTAATTCGGGATCAGGAAAAACAACTATACTACAAATTGCGGGCCTATTGGATAAGCCAACTTTAGGTGTAGTGACAATAGATGGAGTAAATTGCACGCAAGCCAGCAATAAATATAAAACTCATGTAAGAAGAAATTTTCTTAGCTTTGTTTATCAATTTCACTATTTATTACAGGAGTTATCAGTGTTGGAAAATGTTATGCTTCCTCAGCTCATTGCAGGAAAAAGTAAAGCTGAAGCAGAAAAAAAATCGCAAGCAATATTGGAAAAATTTGGTCTGGAAAGTAAAGCAAGTAGTATGGTATCTGAAATTTCTGGTGGAGAAAGGCAGAGGGTTGCAATTGCAAGGAGCATTGTAAACTCTCCAAAGCTTTTACTTGCAGATGAGCCAACGGGAAATTTAGACCCAACAAATTCTTTGAATGTATTTTTGCTGTTACATTCATATGTAAAGGAAAATAACAGCTCTATGCTTATAGTAACACACAACTATATTCTTGCAGAAAAAGCAGATCACATTTTTCAGCTAAAAAACCGATCATTAGTAAAGCTGTGA
- a CDS encoding alpha/beta hydrolase has product MVEVFLNNSTKKIEGRYHQSKEANAPVVLILHHHPQYGGSMDSKIIHSIYESFIDNNFSALTINFRGVGKSTGTFDKGIGELTDAAVAIDWLQEHNSNNVPIWIVGFSFGAWVAMQLTMRRPEIVSFVALSLPATKYDFSFLSPCPVPGLIIQSNNDTISEESDVTELAQRLINSVKNNHMEYHIVDDTNHFLRDKEEEVAQIIDNYIKLRLNSAVTSSKKVKKEIRVKEYA; this is encoded by the coding sequence ATACCATCAAAGCAAAGAGGCCAATGCACCGGTTGTGCTAATTTTACATCACCATCCCCAATATGGTGGTAGTATGGATAGTAAGATTATACATAGTATATATGAATCTTTTATCGATAATAACTTTTCTGCATTGACAATTAATTTTCGTGGCGTCGGAAAATCTACCGGAACTTTTGATAAGGGTATAGGAGAATTAACTGATGCTGCAGTAGCTATTGATTGGCTTCAGGAGCATAACTCTAACAACGTTCCAATTTGGATAGTCGGTTTTTCTTTTGGAGCATGGGTAGCTATGCAGTTGACAATGCGCCGTCCAGAGATAGTAAGTTTTGTTGCCCTTTCTCTTCCAGCAACTAAGTACGATTTCTCTTTTCTCTCTCCTTGCCCAGTTCCTGGACTTATAATACAAAGTAATAATGATACAATTTCAGAAGAAAGCGATGTAACAGAATTAGCACAAAGGTTAATAAATTCGGTAAAAAATAACCATATGGAATACCATATAGTAGACGATACCAACCACTTTTTAAGGGATAAAGAAGAGGAAGTAGCTCAAATTATAGATAATTATATAAAACTACGCTTAAATAGTGCAGTCACTTCTTCCAAAAAAGTAAAAAAAGAGATAAGGGTAAAAGAATATGCCTAA
- the rpsO gene encoding 30S ribosomal protein S15: protein MSITSQKKKSLISTYAIKEDDTGSSFVQCAILTERISNLTEHFKTHKHDHNSKRGLLILIGRRRKHLNYIKRKFGNEAYQELIEKLGIRK from the coding sequence ATGTCAATAACATCCCAAAAGAAAAAAAGTTTGATTAGTACATATGCAATTAAAGAAGATGATACAGGTTCATCTTTTGTACAATGTGCAATTTTAACCGAGAGAATCAGTAATTTAACTGAGCATTTTAAAACGCATAAGCATGACCATAATTCTAAGCGCGGTTTACTTATATTGATAGGTAGAAGGCGCAAGCACTTAAATTATATAAAACGTAAATTTGGTAATGAAGCCTATCAAGAGTTAATAGAGAAGTTAGGCATTAGAAAATAA
- the rpe gene encoding ribulose-phosphate 3-epimerase, with amino-acid sequence MGIKIAPSILSVDFAKLGEEVKRISDLNVDYIHIDVMDGNFVPNITIGPNVISAIRKYSNLPFDVHLMIKSPGDHIESFINAGADIITIHAEAEIHLERLVRKIKSYKNNTKKIIQVGVSIVPSTSPSVLEYIIDELDIVLIMTVNPGFGGQEFIHSQLSKISTVRKMIQDRNLKTQVSVDGGVNFSNAADIIKAGANILVAGSAIFKAEDMKKAINDLKNLSL; translated from the coding sequence ATGGGTATTAAAATTGCACCTTCTATACTTTCAGTAGACTTTGCAAAATTAGGGGAGGAAGTAAAAAGAATTAGCGACTTGAATGTAGATTATATACACATAGACGTTATGGATGGAAATTTTGTTCCAAATATTACAATAGGTCCGAATGTTATCTCTGCGATACGTAAATATAGCAACCTTCCTTTTGATGTGCACTTAATGATTAAATCTCCTGGTGACCATATTGAAAGTTTTATAAATGCTGGTGCTGATATTATCACTATACATGCAGAAGCAGAGATACATCTTGAGAGGCTAGTAAGAAAGATAAAATCATATAAAAACAATACAAAAAAAATAATACAAGTTGGAGTTTCAATTGTTCCTTCAACTTCTCCAAGCGTGCTTGAGTATATAATAGATGAGCTAGATATTGTGCTAATTATGACAGTCAATCCTGGATTTGGAGGACAGGAGTTTATTCATTCGCAGTTGAGTAAGATATCTACCGTGAGGAAAATGATACAGGACCGTAATCTTAAAACACAAGTTTCAGTAGATGGTGGAGTTAACTTTTCTAACGCAGCTGATATAATAAAAGCAGGTGCAAATATATTAGTTGCTGGATCAGCAATATTTAAAGCTGAAGACATGAAAAAGGCTATAAACGATCTTAAAAATCTTTCGTTATAA
- the truB gene encoding tRNA pseudouridine(55) synthase TruB: protein MVNGWLNLDKPIGISSAQAVTQIKRIFGIKKAGHLGTLDPLASGVLPIALGEATKTIPYLSCDLKAYNFTIKWGKQTTTDDLDGDIIRTSTIKPEYNQINYAIKDFIGEITQTPPQFSAVKIKGARAYKLARSGQKVNIKPRQVKIHELKMIFLDTINNSADFSMICGSGVYVRSIARDLGIELNCFGHITQLRRTMVGDFKEDESVIIEQLTKKNTTNYSPQCLTLGSRYTNTYKSCNGQKILGAYVKNNVRDEIGLIPVLDTGMTEGGGMAEDDGGNTKSFIIPIESALKSMFKIEISLEEAEKIRKGQGIILNNLRGLKNYDIFCTIVGNVPIAICSFTHGYVKPIRVFNILK from the coding sequence ATGGTAAATGGTTGGCTAAATCTTGATAAACCAATAGGAATTAGCTCTGCACAAGCTGTAACTCAAATTAAAAGGATTTTTGGAATAAAAAAAGCCGGCCATCTGGGAACACTTGACCCTTTGGCTTCAGGTGTATTGCCGATCGCTCTTGGTGAAGCAACAAAAACTATACCGTATTTATCTTGTGACTTAAAGGCATACAATTTCACAATCAAATGGGGAAAGCAAACAACTACAGACGATTTAGATGGTGATATTATTAGAACTAGCACTATAAAACCTGAATATAATCAAATAAACTATGCGATTAAGGATTTTATTGGTGAGATAACACAAACTCCTCCTCAATTTTCAGCGGTGAAAATCAAGGGAGCAAGAGCATATAAATTAGCAAGAAGTGGGCAAAAGGTAAATATAAAACCTCGACAAGTCAAAATACATGAACTGAAGATGATATTTTTGGACACCATAAATAATAGTGCCGATTTTTCTATGATCTGCGGTAGCGGCGTATATGTAAGATCAATTGCAAGAGATCTTGGAATTGAATTAAATTGTTTTGGACATATTACACAATTAAGAAGAACGATGGTAGGTGATTTTAAGGAAGATGAATCAGTGATAATTGAGCAACTTACTAAAAAAAACACAACAAATTACTCTCCCCAGTGCTTGACACTGGGATCCAGATATACAAATACTTACAAATCATGTAATGGACAAAAGATTCTAGGAGCATATGTCAAAAACAATGTTCGTGATGAAATAGGCTTGATCCCAGTGCTTGACACTGGGATGACAGAGGGAGGTGGGATGGCAGAAGATGATGGAGGTAATACAAAAAGTTTCATCATCCCCATTGAATCGGCTTTAAAATCGATGTTCAAAATTGAAATTTCCCTAGAGGAGGCGGAGAAAATCAGAAAAGGTCAAGGAATTATATTAAATAACTTGCGTGGTTTAAAGAATTATGATATTTTTTGTACGATAGTGGGTAATGTACCTATTGCAATTTGCAGTTTTACTCATGGTTATGTGAAGCCTATTCGTGTTTTTAATATTTTGAAATGA
- the ribD gene encoding bifunctional diaminohydroxyphosphoribosylaminopyrimidine deaminase/5-amino-6-(5-phosphoribosylamino)uracil reductase RibD gives MTDDYFMSIALKLAEKSLGSVAPNPAVGCVIVKDGMVIGEGYTGIGGRPHAEVVALQNAQDLTHGATMYVTLEPCCHFGVTEPCTAEIIKSGIRKVVIAAIDPDSRVSGGGIKALADAGIEVKQGIMQKEAEKLNVGFFTTKKLHRPFIACKIATTLDGKIATFTGDSKWITSEDTRNWVHELRAKYDAIMIGSSTLINDDPLLTCRLPRLEDRSPIRLIIDSQGKLKKEHNIAKTADKVITWVITNKEVERKIKDINYLIVNTPPVIPVPRHWDPGKLIVHYTTFSIKKLDSSVKHWNDTTGKFQCSYNYVLGHWNLEKTWISTSSAQLYECCNIRATFTKKGVIPVPRHWDPENFKQLRSENWIPVSSTGMTSEPDVIGKVCLKDMASKLVSEIGITRLLVEGGGVLITELLKHNLIDRLIICRSGKILGNDATPFVGDLGIQSINECYQFKKAEIIEFSEDVVELWDRLL, from the coding sequence ATGACCGATGATTATTTCATGTCGATCGCATTAAAACTTGCAGAAAAAAGTCTTGGAAGTGTTGCACCAAATCCCGCTGTTGGATGTGTTATTGTAAAAGACGGTATGGTGATCGGTGAAGGCTACACAGGAATCGGTGGACGTCCACATGCAGAAGTAGTTGCTTTGCAAAATGCTCAAGACTTAACTCATGGTGCAACTATGTACGTCACTCTTGAGCCATGTTGCCACTTTGGAGTTACAGAACCTTGCACTGCAGAAATCATAAAATCAGGAATAAGAAAGGTAGTGATTGCAGCAATTGATCCAGATAGTAGAGTTTCAGGTGGAGGGATAAAAGCTTTAGCAGATGCAGGAATTGAAGTAAAACAAGGGATTATGCAGAAAGAAGCAGAGAAACTAAATGTTGGCTTTTTTACCACTAAGAAACTCCATAGACCATTTATAGCTTGCAAAATCGCAACAACTCTTGACGGAAAAATCGCAACATTTACAGGTGATAGCAAATGGATAACAAGTGAAGATACGAGAAATTGGGTACATGAGCTCAGAGCAAAATATGATGCAATTATGATTGGCAGTAGTACCCTTATCAATGACGATCCTCTCTTAACTTGCAGATTACCAAGACTCGAAGACAGGTCGCCAATAAGGCTAATTATCGATAGCCAAGGGAAATTGAAGAAAGAGCATAATATTGCAAAGACTGCAGACAAAGTAATAACTTGGGTAATCACAAATAAGGAAGTAGAGAGAAAAATAAAAGACATTAATTATTTGATAGTTAATACACCTCCTGTCATTCCAGTGCCCAGACACTGGGATCCAGGAAAATTGATTGTGCACTATACAACATTTTCGATCAAAAAACTGGATTCCAGTGTCAAGCACTGGAATGACACCACCGGCAAATTTCAATGTTCGTATAATTATGTGCTCGGACACTGGAATCTAGAAAAAACATGGATTTCAACTTCAAGTGCTCAACTGTACGAATGCTGTAATATAAGAGCGACTTTCACCAAGAAGGGTGTCATCCCAGTGCCCAGACACTGGGATCCAGAAAACTTCAAGCAATTGCGTAGTGAAAACTGGATTCCAGTGTCAAGCACTGGAATGACATCGGAACCTGATGTTATCGGCAAAGTCTGCCTAAAAGACATGGCATCAAAACTTGTTTCAGAAATTGGTATAACAAGGTTATTAGTTGAAGGTGGAGGAGTGTTGATTACAGAATTATTAAAGCACAATTTAATCGACAGGCTGATAATCTGCCGTAGTGGTAAAATTTTAGGTAATGATGCCACTCCTTTTGTAGGAGATTTAGGAATTCAATCCATCAATGAATGTTATCAGTTCAAAAAAGCAGAGATAATAGAGTTCAGTGAGGATGTAGTTGAGTTGTGGGATAGGCTATTGTAA
- a CDS encoding N-acetylmuramoyl-L-alanine amidase, translated as MGIGINTGLEPFPEEQMKSVKDLILYLMKRFKIRKDMIFSHAEIGTIVYNSAIEGYAMRKPDPHKLFDWELLEKSGIGLHIGDRISPQDAKQKVNEILYKVGDKSENILKLKKRLNGFFYKILPWNDREGNMIFPDNNANYSNEFDENFAWVINQFSIHHLPKEIRKDLPLKLEQEDILPEFLSEYSNCIFNRFTSFNNKIESSLQSPFLNEEDYKRLLSSFAEYENNISSTAFAMLMYKIKLYYDSYLRYNIRSSLYIPFKLNSFEKLDILKNEILSFKSISPEKAIEVSNLINEFRLQVLSNFQNFEKQWFQEFKDTWKQKFIPNMEKQMSWTALHETVLEYLEEAKKEV; from the coding sequence GTGGGAATTGGTATAAACACAGGGCTTGAGCCTTTTCCAGAAGAGCAAATGAAATCTGTCAAAGATCTGATTTTGTACCTCATGAAGCGCTTTAAGATTAGAAAAGATATGATATTTAGTCACGCTGAGATAGGCACTATAGTATACAACTCAGCAATTGAAGGTTACGCAATGCGTAAGCCTGATCCACATAAGTTATTTGATTGGGAGTTATTAGAGAAAAGTGGTATCGGATTGCATATAGGTGATAGAATCAGTCCTCAAGACGCAAAACAAAAAGTAAATGAGATTTTGTATAAGGTAGGCGATAAGAGTGAAAATATTTTGAAATTAAAAAAAAGGTTAAACGGTTTTTTTTATAAAATACTGCCTTGGAATGATAGGGAAGGTAATATGATTTTTCCTGACAATAATGCTAATTACTCAAATGAGTTTGATGAAAATTTTGCGTGGGTTATCAATCAGTTTTCAATTCATCACTTGCCGAAAGAGATTAGAAAAGACTTGCCTCTAAAATTAGAACAGGAAGATATTTTGCCTGAATTTTTAAGCGAATATAGCAATTGTATTTTCAACAGATTCACATCTTTTAATAATAAAATTGAATCAAGTTTACAATCACCATTTTTGAATGAAGAGGATTACAAGCGTTTATTATCTTCTTTTGCAGAATATGAAAATAATATTTCTTCTACTGCATTTGCTATGCTCATGTACAAGATTAAGCTATATTACGACTCTTATCTAAGGTATAATATAAGATCCTCGCTTTATATTCCATTTAAGCTTAATTCATTTGAAAAGCTAGATATTTTAAAGAATGAAATATTATCTTTTAAGTCTATAAGCCCTGAAAAGGCTATAGAAGTCTCGAATTTGATTAATGAGTTTAGGTTGCAAGTTTTATCTAATTTCCAAAATTTTGAGAAGCAGTGGTTTCAAGAATTTAAGGACACTTGGAAACAAAAATTTATACCGAATATGGAAAAGCAAATGTCTTGGACTGCGCTGCATGAAACTGTGTTGGAATATTTAGAAGAGGCGAAGAAAGAAGTCTAA
- a CDS encoding HesB/IscA family protein, with protein MSTDYNINLTDNALRKIHSLVEQEGDQSSVLRVAVSGGGCSGFKYNFLMDQINKKMSLDDDFEDDEDDDFDDDEDSEDYRSHSSFSEKGKDIVINDENGNPVLMVDNCSAKFLNNSTIDYTEDLSGSGFQIKNSLAKSRCGCGNSFSV; from the coding sequence ATGTCAACAGATTACAATATTAACTTAACTGACAATGCATTAAGAAAAATCCACTCCCTTGTAGAACAAGAAGGAGATCAGAGTTCTGTTTTGCGGGTTGCAGTTTCAGGTGGTGGATGCTCTGGCTTCAAGTATAATTTTCTTATGGATCAAATAAATAAAAAGATGTCTTTGGATGACGATTTTGAAGATGACGAAGACGACGATTTTGACGATGACGAAGATAGCGAGGATTATAGAAGCCACTCCAGTTTTAGTGAAAAAGGTAAAGATATAGTAATTAATGATGAGAATGGAAACCCTGTGTTAATGGTTGATAATTGTTCAGCGAAATTTTTAAATAATTCAACTATAGATTATACTGAAGATCTAAGTGGTTCTGGTTTTCAAATCAAGAATTCTCTCGCTAAGTCTCGATGTGGGTGTGGTAACAGTTTCTCGGTCTAA